The following are encoded together in the Roseobacter denitrificans OCh 114 genome:
- a CDS encoding sensor histidine kinase: MNRPDRARPLARTLATRFVLIAAIVFALNAVGVGLYYGTDRRALAAEAVNNQAERMEDALDGAMLPADAPVRGLYAAHPNAYAFALVDRSGEVLDAMNAALIPPAALGLFADEWITQIDRPRGTLTVAGHEFQERRDGLRMVFVMDEDPAHLVRWAYLDELYQHVLLPIVPLVLLLTGAGWLLIRRSLRPLVDASAWARDLRPGAGVAPPEAKWPAEIADLVEATQRTLDRLGEALAAETRRAADAAHALRTPVAVLTARVDALPPGETADRLRGDVAHLSRMVRQVLAATRADGMQLDDATTLDLREPAEAAAAALAPFAYEKGADLSLEMPEAPVPARADAEAVELALTNLIENAVLHGGEGTVIVMVGPGPEIAVRDEGPGLPPYAGERLYETFWRAPCAVPGGSGLGLSIVDRLQRAQGGKVAAEDAEGGGALFRLSYRNA; the protein is encoded by the coding sequence GTGAACCGCCCCGACCGCGCAAGGCCTCTGGCGCGCACCCTCGCGACGCGCTTTGTCCTGATTGCCGCGATCGTCTTCGCACTCAACGCAGTTGGGGTCGGCCTCTACTATGGCACCGACCGCCGGGCCCTCGCGGCGGAGGCCGTCAACAACCAGGCCGAGCGCATGGAGGACGCGCTCGACGGAGCGATGCTGCCGGCAGACGCGCCAGTGCGGGGCCTCTATGCTGCGCACCCGAACGCCTACGCCTTCGCGCTGGTGGACCGCAGCGGCGAGGTGCTTGACGCAATGAACGCCGCGCTAATCCCGCCAGCAGCCTTGGGCCTCTTCGCCGACGAATGGATCACGCAGATCGACCGGCCTAGAGGGACGCTGACGGTGGCAGGCCACGAATTTCAGGAGCGCAGGGATGGCCTGCGCATGGTATTCGTTATGGACGAAGATCCGGCACATCTGGTCCGTTGGGCGTATCTGGACGAACTCTACCAGCATGTCCTTCTGCCCATCGTGCCGCTCGTGCTGCTACTGACCGGCGCGGGGTGGTTGCTTATTCGTCGCAGCCTCCGGCCATTGGTCGACGCTTCCGCCTGGGCGCGGGACTTGCGCCCGGGCGCCGGCGTTGCCCCGCCCGAAGCCAAGTGGCCTGCCGAGATCGCGGACCTCGTGGAGGCAACGCAGCGCACGCTTGACCGGCTGGGCGAAGCTTTAGCCGCCGAGACACGCCGCGCCGCCGATGCCGCACATGCGCTGCGCACACCCGTCGCCGTGCTGACGGCGCGTGTCGACGCCCTGCCGCCCGGCGAGACGGCGGACCGGCTGCGCGGTGACGTCGCCCATCTGTCGCGCATGGTCCGGCAGGTGCTGGCGGCCACGCGGGCGGACGGTATGCAGCTTGACGATGCCACGACTCTCGATCTGCGTGAGCCTGCCGAGGCGGCGGCAGCAGCGCTCGCGCCCTTCGCCTACGAGAAAGGGGCGGATCTCTCGCTCGAGATGCCCGAGGCGCCCGTCCCGGCGCGGGCGGATGCCGAGGCGGTCGAACTGGCGCTGACGAACCTGATCGAGAACGCGGTCCTGCACGGAGGCGAAGGCACCGTAATTGTCATGGTCGGACCGGGACCCGAGATCGCCGTGCGCGACGAAGGGCCCGGCCTTCCGCCGTATGCGGGCGAACGCCTCTACGAAACGTTCTGGCGGGCGCCGTGCGCCGTTCCGGGCGGAAGCGGGCTGGGTCTGTCGATCGTAGATCGGCTGCAACGCGCCCAGGGCGGTAAGGTCGCGGCCGAAGACGCTGAAGGCGGCGGGGCGCTCTTCCGCCTGAGCTATCGCAACGCCTGA
- a CDS encoding calcium-binding protein, translating into MDIYGTNRNDVITGTSRGEDIYGRNGDDILRGGAGNDALYGGNGNDILDGGAGNDEMVGGAGRDTFIFGSGRDSIEYFRSDDTIELNAGLGVRSFSDILSVARTVDGGDSTLLDFGGGNSLLIEDVSIDDLSAGQFSFGQTAQPPAPAATAPGSGTDGNDRLTGTSGRDVIDGGAGNDDIRGFGGNDEIDGGGGNDRLFGNNGNDDLDGGDGNDRLSGDNGNDDLDGGRGNDRLFGNNGRDDLSGGAGRDLLNGGRGNDTLEGGAGADTFVFNFGRDVIEDFSTEDVIRLTGAARNADLGDVLANARVVDGGDDVLLDFGGGNTLRLEDTQISQISTDDFIF; encoded by the coding sequence ATGGATATCTACGGCACGAACAGAAACGACGTTATCACAGGCACCTCGCGTGGAGAGGACATTTACGGCCGGAACGGCGATGACATCCTCCGCGGCGGCGCGGGCAACGACGCTCTTTACGGGGGGAACGGCAACGACATACTCGATGGCGGGGCCGGGAACGACGAGATGGTGGGCGGTGCCGGGCGCGACACCTTTATCTTCGGCTCGGGTCGCGACTCGATCGAGTACTTTCGCTCCGATGACACCATCGAGCTGAACGCCGGACTGGGCGTGCGCAGCTTCTCCGACATCCTTTCCGTCGCCCGCACGGTTGACGGTGGTGACAGCACCCTGCTTGACTTCGGTGGCGGCAACAGCCTGCTGATCGAGGACGTCAGCATCGACGACCTGTCCGCAGGGCAGTTCAGCTTCGGCCAGACGGCACAGCCGCCTGCGCCTGCTGCTACGGCTCCGGGCAGCGGAACGGATGGCAATGACCGGCTGACAGGGACGAGCGGTCGGGACGTGATCGATGGCGGCGCGGGCAATGACGACATCCGCGGTTTTGGCGGGAACGACGAGATTGACGGTGGCGGCGGTAATGACCGCCTCTTCGGCAATAATGGCAACGACGACCTCGACGGTGGGGATGGGAACGACCGGCTGTCGGGTGACAACGGTAATGATGATCTCGATGGAGGACGCGGCAATGACCGACTCTTCGGCAACAACGGGCGCGACGATCTGAGCGGCGGAGCCGGGCGGGACTTGCTCAACGGCGGGCGCGGTAACGACACACTCGAGGGCGGCGCAGGCGCAGATACCTTCGTGTTCAACTTCGGGCGTGACGTGATCGAGGACTTCAGCACCGAAGACGTTATCCGCCTGACGGGCGCGGCCCGAAATGCCGATCTTGGCGACGTGCTCGCCAACGCCCGTGTGGTCGACGGTGGCGATGATGTGCTGCTCGACTTCGGTGGCGGCAACACGCTGCGGCTTGAGGACACCCAAATATCGCAGATCTCGACCGACGACTTCATTTTCTGA
- a CDS encoding OB-fold nucleic acid binding domain-containing protein yields MKDQFSNQHTETDLQQLRTWLWGRGAHAACDSGDLRDASTRLGWRGLWIDPSRNRTQHMINFFVITAVLTLGLTTAHATGMPTPIDALERGTIVTVEGTVAQITDEDEFRLQDDTGTVRVYVGRNWVPADVGDAVRIEGFVDDDLFGPMEIYARTLTHADGTVVTLDGRYE; encoded by the coding sequence ATGAAAGATCAATTCTCAAACCAGCACACCGAGACGGATCTGCAGCAACTCCGGACCTGGCTTTGGGGGCGAGGTGCGCATGCCGCGTGCGATTCCGGTGACCTGCGGGATGCTTCTACTCGTCTTGGCTGGCGTGGCCTTTGGATTGATCCTTCGCGCAACAGGACCCAGCATATGATAAACTTCTTCGTCATTACGGCCGTTCTCACCCTTGGATTAACAACGGCGCACGCGACAGGCATGCCCACTCCCATCGACGCGCTTGAGCGCGGCACGATTGTCACCGTCGAGGGTACAGTGGCGCAGATCACCGACGAGGACGAGTTCCGCCTCCAGGATGATACCGGTACGGTCCGCGTCTATGTTGGACGCAACTGGGTGCCGGCGGATGTGGGCGACGCTGTGCGGATCGAGGGTTTCGTCGACGACGACTTGTTTGGCCCGATGGAGATTTACGCCCGCACCCTGACGCACGCCGACGGCACCGTCGTCACGCTCGACGGCCGCTACGAATGA
- a CDS encoding response regulator transcription factor, translating to MRVLLVEDHPQLADAVRDALVRAGFAVDHAGTAAEAREMSSLAEYDIALLDLGLPDGDGMALLPTLRRDGTVPVIVLTAREQLTDRLSGLDGGADDYVVKPVEMPELVARCRAVLRRPGDRSGTVLNHGDLALDTAALSVTVAGTGVPLGRREVAVLEHLMRAAGRVSARRVLEEAVYGFDDEVSPNAIEASISRLRRTLAMAGSGANIVTVRGIGWMLPRGDGA from the coding sequence ATGCGCGTCTTGCTCGTCGAAGATCACCCGCAGCTCGCGGATGCCGTTCGGGACGCGCTGGTGCGAGCGGGTTTCGCGGTGGATCATGCTGGTACCGCGGCCGAGGCGCGCGAGATGTCGTCGCTGGCTGAGTATGATATCGCGCTGCTGGACCTCGGCCTGCCCGACGGCGACGGGATGGCATTGCTGCCGACGCTGCGGCGGGACGGCACGGTGCCGGTTATTGTCCTGACGGCGCGGGAGCAGCTCACTGACCGGCTGTCCGGGCTCGACGGGGGCGCCGACGACTACGTGGTCAAGCCCGTCGAGATGCCAGAATTGGTGGCCCGCTGTCGCGCGGTGCTTCGCCGTCCGGGCGACAGGTCGGGAACGGTGCTGAACCATGGCGATCTTGCGCTCGACACCGCCGCGCTCAGCGTTACGGTGGCCGGCACAGGCGTCCCGCTTGGGCGGCGCGAGGTTGCGGTTCTCGAGCATTTGATGCGCGCCGCAGGCCGAGTCTCGGCGCGCCGCGTCCTAGAGGAAGCGGTCTACGGCTTCGACGACGAGGTGAGCCCCAACGCCATCGAGGCCTCCATATCGCGCCTGCGTCGGACGCTGGCGATGGCCGGCAGCGGGGCGAACATAGTGACAGTTCGCGGCATCGGTTGGATGCTGCCGCGTGGGGACGGCGCGTGA